The Staphylothermus marinus F1 genome has a segment encoding these proteins:
- a CDS encoding inositol-3-phosphate synthase, with translation MIRVVIIGQGLVGTHFAVGIERLKQNIILDYGVPLGRKIPIPYKNIEIVGSYDVDNEKVGKTIYDIALRVFPKEEVPETLKDIVVKRGIHLDSLKGLPFKAEGIEKGRSLREAIDQLVDEWRSLNADVFINVITTEPAEVIGSVEKIEKRIDEGKISASQAYAYAVAEYSRRVKSAVFINAIPSPIANDPGFVDLFRRNNAVVFGDDGATGATPLTADLLEHLHERNRRVLDIAQFNIGGNSDFLALDQPDRNTMKKKTKSSIVEDILGYSVPNYIRPTGYLEPLGDRKFVAMIIEYLSFNNFKDELYIVARINDSPALAGLLIDLVRLGKIALDKKAYGTIYEINAFYMKNPGPYKAKSIAKTKAYDKLLSWLRINT, from the coding sequence ATGATCCGTGTAGTAATTATTGGGCAAGGCCTTGTTGGAACTCATTTTGCAGTTGGTATTGAAAGACTGAAACAAAACATTATTTTAGATTACGGTGTTCCATTGGGGAGAAAAATACCTATTCCATATAAAAACATAGAGATTGTTGGATCATATGATGTGGACAATGAAAAAGTAGGTAAAACAATATATGATATAGCATTAAGAGTTTTTCCGAAAGAAGAAGTCCCTGAAACCCTCAAAGACATAGTTGTTAAAAGAGGCATACACCTTGATAGTTTAAAGGGTCTACCTTTTAAGGCTGAAGGTATAGAAAAAGGGAGAAGTCTTAGAGAAGCTATTGATCAATTAGTTGATGAATGGAGATCTCTTAACGCGGATGTATTTATTAATGTTATAACTACCGAGCCAGCTGAAGTTATTGGTAGTGTTGAAAAAATAGAGAAGAGAATAGATGAGGGAAAAATAAGTGCTAGCCAAGCATACGCATATGCTGTTGCTGAGTATTCTAGAAGAGTAAAATCCGCAGTATTTATAAATGCAATCCCTTCCCCTATAGCAAATGATCCAGGGTTCGTAGATTTATTTAGAAGAAACAATGCTGTAGTGTTCGGAGATGATGGGGCAACTGGAGCAACTCCATTAACAGCTGATCTCCTAGAACATCTACATGAACGTAATAGGAGAGTACTAGATATAGCACAGTTCAATATTGGTGGAAATTCTGATTTTCTAGCATTGGATCAACCTGATAGAAACACTATGAAGAAGAAAACTAAGAGCAGTATTGTAGAGGATATACTAGGTTATAGTGTTCCAAACTATATTAGACCCACAGGATATTTAGAGCCGCTTGGTGATAGAAAATTTGTTGCAATGATTATAGAGTATTTAAGCTTCAACAACTTCAAGGATGAACTATACATTGTGGCGAGAATAAATGATAGCCCAGCACTCGCAGGGCTACTAATTGATCTCGTGAGGCTCGGTAAAATAGCGCTTGATAAAAAAGCTTATGGTACAATATATGAAATCAACGCGTTCTACATGAAAAATCCCGGACCATATAAAGCTAAATCAATAGCTAAGACTAAAGCATACGATAAACTATTATCATGGCTAAGGATAAATACTTAA
- a CDS encoding ABC transporter substrate-binding protein, producing MGYEAISKTIAIIITIIVIVAIAGGAYWWYTSTQQQQQVTITWASTQLVPPQEQAFVKGELLPPFTQETGIKVEFVGLSYDELNTRLQSEMQSGKVTIDLIGELHGGIDYFASQGWIEDLSKFPALSGRTFPDVLEKYSHIHGIKAYVPWMTATYVMVVNKKAWDYLPPGLTKEDVMKGTDKWTYDALLAWAKNLYEKTGGPKLGFPAGPNGLFVRFLHGYLYPSFTGAQVKNFNSTDAVAMWQYLKELWKYVVPESTTYDAMADPLLRGDVWIAWDHTARIKDAIEQKPDQFDVVPVPRGPKGRGFILVVVGLAIPKGAPHEDAAWKLIDYLTRPETQVKVLEKVGFFPTVKEASAKVPAGPLQVLAKGVIAQESTSDALVALIPSLGAKGGDFKQIYLTAFEKIVLNNEDIKSTLDSLYPQLINLFQSQNLPLPPPDQPVG from the coding sequence ATGGGCTATGAAGCTATTTCTAAAACCATCGCGATCATAATAACTATCATTGTTATAGTAGCTATTGCTGGAGGAGCCTATTGGTGGTACACGTCTACACAGCAACAGCAACAAGTAACTATTACATGGGCATCAACCCAGCTTGTCCCTCCACAAGAGCAAGCGTTTGTTAAGGGAGAACTACTGCCACCATTTACTCAAGAAACAGGGATCAAAGTAGAATTTGTTGGTTTAAGCTATGATGAACTAAACACAAGGCTCCAGAGCGAAATGCAAAGCGGTAAGGTAACCATTGATCTCATCGGAGAACTTCACGGCGGAATAGATTATTTTGCTAGCCAGGGATGGATAGAAGACTTAAGCAAGTTCCCAGCATTAAGTGGGAGAACATTCCCAGATGTTCTCGAAAAATACAGCCATATACATGGTATTAAAGCCTATGTTCCATGGATGACAGCAACATATGTTATGGTAGTTAACAAGAAGGCATGGGATTATCTACCACCAGGGTTAACTAAGGAAGACGTTATGAAGGGAACAGATAAGTGGACATATGATGCATTATTAGCGTGGGCAAAGAACCTTTATGAGAAGACGGGCGGGCCAAAACTAGGATTCCCAGCAGGACCTAACGGGTTGTTCGTTAGATTCCTACACGGATACCTCTATCCATCATTTACAGGAGCACAAGTAAAGAACTTTAACAGCACCGACGCAGTTGCTATGTGGCAGTATCTCAAAGAATTATGGAAATATGTCGTACCAGAGAGCACAACATATGATGCAATGGCTGACCCACTACTAAGAGGAGATGTTTGGATTGCATGGGACCACACAGCCCGTATCAAGGATGCTATTGAGCAGAAACCTGACCAGTTCGATGTAGTTCCAGTGCCACGTGGGCCAAAGGGAAGAGGCTTCATCCTAGTAGTAGTTGGACTAGCTATACCAAAGGGTGCACCACACGAGGATGCAGCATGGAAGCTTATAGATTACCTAACAAGACCCGAAACACAGGTCAAGGTACTAGAAAAGGTTGGATTCTTCCCAACAGTTAAGGAAGCCTCCGCGAAAGTTCCAGCAGGCCCATTACAAGTACTAGCTAAAGGTGTTATAGCTCAGGAATCAACATCGGACGCATTAGTAGCACTCATACCCAGCCTAGGAGCTAAGGGTGGAGACTTCAAACAAATATATCTAACAGCATTTGAGAAAATAGTATTGAACAATGAAGATATCAAATCAACACTTGACAGCCTCTACCCACAACTAATAAATCTGTTCCAGAGCCAGAACCTGCCATTACCACCACCAGATCAGCCGGTTGGCTAA
- a CDS encoding carbohydrate ABC transporter permease, translated as MDSEEIPFMVKIEKYIPYLLLMPALLYMIFFIGYPLVQAVGLAFFENGQFTTANLDYLLYSPLSKFWDALKYTLLLAAVIIPIQVSVAFAIALLMNVPFKGHNLAVYSVILPLTISDVAAGLIWYVMLSPNGFFNKLLVSAGIISEPVRFFGAANRDMEFLAIVITEVWRATAIVFVILFAGLQMISREYYEAAEVFGATTWQRFRYIVFPMLLPSLQAALIIRTLFAFQIFGVVWTLAGRDIPVLAGEAYYEQTQLHHPGVASLYALIIALISVLIGYIYTKLFKARYLEA; from the coding sequence TTGGATAGTGAAGAGATCCCATTTATGGTTAAGATCGAGAAATATATTCCCTATTTATTATTGATGCCTGCACTGCTCTACATGATTTTCTTTATTGGTTATCCCCTTGTACAAGCTGTTGGCTTAGCTTTCTTCGAGAATGGGCAGTTTACAACGGCTAATCTTGATTATTTACTTTATAGTCCATTATCAAAGTTCTGGGATGCATTAAAGTATACGTTGCTTCTTGCAGCAGTTATTATTCCGATACAAGTGAGTGTAGCGTTTGCCATAGCTTTATTAATGAATGTGCCTTTTAAAGGACATAATTTAGCTGTCTACTCAGTTATACTACCATTAACTATTAGTGATGTTGCAGCTGGTCTAATATGGTATGTTATGCTTAGCCCTAATGGTTTCTTCAATAAATTATTGGTTTCTGCGGGAATAATAAGTGAGCCTGTCAGGTTTTTTGGAGCTGCGAATAGGGATATGGAGTTTTTAGCAATAGTTATTACGGAGGTTTGGAGAGCTACAGCTATTGTCTTCGTAATATTGTTTGCAGGTTTACAAATGATTAGCAGAGAATACTATGAAGCAGCAGAAGTATTTGGCGCCACAACATGGCAGAGGTTTAGATACATTGTTTTCCCCATGTTGTTGCCGAGTCTCCAAGCAGCATTAATTATTAGAACACTGTTTGCTTTCCAAATATTCGGAGTAGTATGGACTCTTGCGGGAAGAGACATACCTGTTCTTGCTGGGGAAGCATATTATGAACAAACACAGCTTCACCATCCAGGTGTGGCTTCTCTATATGCGTTAATCATAGCATTGATTTCTGTATTGATCGGGTATATCTATACAAAACTCTTTAAAGCCAGGTATTTGGAGGCTTGA
- a CDS encoding carbohydrate ABC transporter permease, translated as MGEEQIILEKKSVVKYYLFKILFAATVIIVVTWVVLPFIMTIIYALSDPLQYYDRYIIIPTRYTFEHVKSLLDLGAGQAIINSVIVALLTILFSFIIGLPAGYAFARYKFRGKDSLKLFLVGLRMFPIIVIAVPLVTLYLQLGLNDTLLGVALAHTAMATPFVVLITSSIFAGVPVELEEAGLIFGLSRIQAFLRITMPLALPGLTAAAIFTFIMSWNEVFIAAVLTFRNRTLPAFVLQSALASTDFIKFAAAFIMVVPALVFVFVAGKYLIQMWGITLK; from the coding sequence ATGGGTGAGGAACAAATTATTTTAGAGAAGAAATCAGTGGTAAAATATTATTTGTTCAAGATATTATTTGCTGCTACAGTTATTATTGTTGTTACATGGGTTGTACTACCATTTATTATGACAATCATTTATGCTTTATCAGATCCTCTACAATACTATGATAGATACATTATTATTCCTACAAGATATACTTTCGAGCATGTAAAGAGCTTGCTTGACCTCGGAGCTGGACAGGCAATAATTAATAGTGTTATAGTCGCTTTACTAACGATTCTATTCAGCTTCATAATAGGTCTTCCAGCAGGATATGCTTTTGCAAGATACAAGTTCCGCGGAAAAGACTCTTTAAAACTATTTCTTGTAGGGCTTAGAATGTTCCCCATAATAGTTATTGCTGTACCCCTGGTAACTCTTTATTTACAGCTGGGGCTAAACGATACACTCCTAGGAGTTGCATTGGCACATACAGCTATGGCTACACCCTTTGTCGTATTAATTACTTCAAGCATATTTGCTGGAGTCCCCGTTGAGCTTGAGGAAGCTGGTTTAATCTTTGGTTTAAGCAGGATACAAGCATTTCTAAGAATAACAATGCCACTAGCACTACCGGGATTAACAGCTGCAGCAATATTTACATTTATTATGTCATGGAACGAAGTATTTATTGCAGCAGTCTTGACATTTAGAAATAGAACACTGCCTGCATTCGTTCTACAATCAGCATTAGCATCAACAGATTTCATCAAATTCGCCGCAGCATTCATAATGGTTGTTCCAGCACTTGTCTTCGTTTTCGTAGCTGGCAAATATTTGATTCAAATGTGGGGTATAACCCTTAAGTAG
- a CDS encoding ABC transporter ATP-binding protein — protein MVDVHLRNVVKRFGKTVALRGIDLDVNNGEFIVLLGPSGCGKTTTLRIIAGLERPDKGRVIFGNKDVTYLPPRERNVSMVFQSYAVWPHMKVFDNIAFPLKIKGIPKEEIRKKVRWAAELLQIEELLDRYPHQLSGGQRQRVAVARAIVVEPDVLLMDEPLSNLDALLRVKMRSELKKLQRKIKVTTIYVTHDQVEAMTMGDRIAVMNNGMIMQIGTPDEVYNKPTNKFVAGFIGTPQMNFFDATVTVENDKIVLDAGDFKIEVPEDIAKILREYIGKTVIVGIRPEHVYPEEFIPSKAGRLAKIQGKIDFIEPLGSDTIIHLNTGSNIIVIKLSGSHKFLEETLRAYIDIDKIHIFKKEDEKVII, from the coding sequence ATGGTGGATGTACATCTAAGAAATGTTGTAAAAAGATTTGGTAAAACAGTCGCTTTAAGAGGTATAGATTTAGATGTGAATAATGGAGAATTCATAGTCCTACTAGGTCCATCGGGTTGTGGTAAAACAACCACGTTAAGAATAATCGCTGGTCTTGAAAGACCGGATAAGGGAAGGGTTATTTTTGGTAATAAAGACGTAACATATCTGCCGCCTCGTGAGAGAAATGTCTCAATGGTTTTCCAAAGCTATGCTGTATGGCCTCATATGAAGGTTTTCGATAACATAGCTTTCCCACTAAAGATTAAAGGAATTCCTAAGGAGGAGATTAGGAAGAAGGTTAGATGGGCAGCTGAGCTTCTACAAATTGAAGAATTGCTTGATAGATATCCTCACCAACTATCCGGTGGGCAGAGGCAGAGGGTTGCTGTTGCTAGAGCTATTGTTGTTGAACCAGATGTATTATTAATGGATGAACCGTTAAGCAATCTAGATGCATTACTCAGGGTTAAAATGAGGAGTGAGTTGAAGAAGCTTCAGAGAAAAATCAAGGTTACCACAATATATGTTACACATGACCAAGTAGAAGCAATGACTATGGGGGATAGAATAGCGGTTATGAATAATGGTATGATCATGCAGATCGGAACACCTGATGAAGTATATAATAAGCCGACAAACAAGTTTGTAGCCGGATTCATTGGTACGCCGCAAATGAACTTCTTCGATGCAACAGTCACTGTCGAGAACGATAAAATAGTGCTTGACGCGGGAGACTTCAAGATTGAAGTACCAGAAGACATAGCTAAGATATTAAGAGAATACATTGGTAAAACAGTGATTGTAGGGATCAGGCCGGAACATGTATACCCTGAAGAATTCATACCGAGCAAAGCAGGGAGACTCGCGAAGATACAAGGTAAAATAGATTTCATAGAACCACTAGGTTCAGACACTATTATTCATTTAAATACAGGAAGTAATATAATAGTGATCAAACTGAGTGGAAGCCATAAATTCCTCGAAGAAACACTGAGAGCATATATTGATATAGATAAAATACATATATTCAAGAAAGAAGATGAAAAAGTAATTATATAA
- a CDS encoding MogA/MoaB family molybdenum cofactor biosynthesis protein — protein MSISFLVIVVSDNVFQGLKKDISGEFAVETLKDNGYVVVDKVVVPNNPREIIRVIRERRGDVLLFIGGTGPGPRDITVDTVESIAWRKLPGFGELFRRLSFEEIGYRGIISRAELFILYDGRIAVVLPGSTGAVKLGLKILLETIPHIYEEVWRFEGPHKT, from the coding sequence TTGAGTATTAGTTTCTTGGTTATAGTTGTTAGTGATAATGTTTTTCAAGGGTTAAAGAAGGATATTAGCGGAGAGTTCGCTGTTGAAACATTAAAGGATAATGGATATGTTGTTGTAGATAAAGTTGTTGTTCCAAATAATCCCCGTGAGATTATTAGGGTGATCCGTGAGCGTCGAGGAGATGTATTATTATTTATAGGTGGGACTGGGCCTGGACCCCGTGATATAACTGTTGATACTGTAGAAAGTATTGCATGGCGAAAACTACCTGGTTTCGGCGAATTGTTTCGGCGTTTATCTTTTGAAGAAATAGGTTATCGTGGAATAATTAGCAGAGCCGAATTATTCATCTTATATGATGGAAGAATAGCTGTTGTATTGCCGGGTTCTACGGGTGCTGTAAAGCTTGGATTAAAAATACTATTGGAAACAATACCACACATATATGAAGAAGTATGGAGATTTGAGGGACCCCATAAAACATAG
- the csm3 gene encoding type III-A CRISPR-associated RAMP protein Csm3, producing MMSPELHIKRKLIGVIEVRFKLVNRTGLLIRSPLAKATIGGADIQPMFIVKNYGKIIKDKQVYEIGEIEVPYIPGSSLKGRIRSLLEIYEGAPLYSSDNEIFIHVRDIAKNWCTDLEHSLDNLFGSPSVDLSKIIKENKELTNEILEKYAPTRLIVEDLYPSEDYVVKLADKGMLTKEAFIEEKTENTIDRITSAANPRTILRVKPDVEFKGNFKMLLYDVDQKLGKIKEYIELLLTGMKLLEDTYLGGSGSRGYGRVKFKNISIILKKPEYYKTGSEEYIIDILEKLKIDRTDSIELLLSRKDEIVNEILNEIKG from the coding sequence ATGATGAGCCCCGAACTACATATTAAAAGAAAACTTATTGGAGTAATTGAGGTAAGATTTAAACTCGTTAATAGAACGGGATTACTAATACGTTCACCGCTTGCAAAAGCTACCATTGGAGGAGCTGATATTCAGCCAATGTTTATTGTTAAAAACTACGGTAAGATCATAAAGGATAAACAAGTATATGAAATTGGAGAAATAGAAGTACCATACATTCCTGGTTCAAGTTTGAAGGGTCGCATTAGAAGTCTATTAGAAATATATGAAGGAGCACCATTATATTCTAGCGATAACGAGATATTTATACATGTTAGGGACATAGCCAAGAACTGGTGCACCGATCTAGAGCATTCACTCGACAACTTGTTTGGTTCGCCATCAGTAGATCTATCCAAGATCATTAAGGAAAATAAGGAATTAACTAATGAAATCTTAGAGAAATATGCACCTACAAGACTTATAGTTGAAGACTTATACCCCTCAGAAGACTATGTAGTAAAGCTTGCAGATAAAGGAATGTTAACTAAGGAAGCCTTTATTGAAGAGAAAACAGAGAATACAATAGATAGGATTACTAGTGCAGCTAATCCACGAACAATTCTCAGAGTAAAGCCAGATGTAGAATTTAAAGGAAACTTCAAAATGCTATTATATGATGTCGACCAGAAACTTGGTAAGATCAAAGAATATATTGAGCTATTGCTTACAGGGATGAAGCTGTTAGAGGATACATATTTAGGTGGATCAGGCTCTCGAGGCTATGGTAGAGTGAAGTTTAAGAATATAAGCATTATTCTCAAGAAGCCTGAATACTATAAAACAGGCAGTGAAGAATATATTATAGATATACTGGAGAAATTAAAGATTGATAGAACTGATAGTATAGAACTCCTTCTATCCAGAAAAGACGAGATAGTCAATGAAATATTGAATGAGATCAAGGGCTGA
- the csm4 gene encoding type III-A CRISPR-associated RAMP protein Csm4 has translation MISLIQWYKLHFTTPVHVGERGVESVNKFIPSTTIWSALLNSMLQLGIIDPKTDPKNLFRVNTPSPIINGEAMFWVYGLDIVLYDKAVSLLHSPKLSDPLRAFDRVNNILKNTVLASTNLLKHDLSKCSLDVEEYGGEASTELKLQCNGEVYYFNEFDGVGYVITSKEESKKIHKKILEIDKRPKNVIDRITGSATPYHLPATIYHTPLLLGVEVLNENLSIRDVEASMNLLSDLGIGGERTYGFGKFKYERVKLEIHDSIDGNYIVVQGLYYPGINALQKILSKNTLYNIRIHGYRSGFTGLIRRPVFVLTEGSIIPINCYNDGIVIVDQRYGDRIVRSFDPITYKIKI, from the coding sequence GTGATCAGCTTGATACAATGGTATAAATTACACTTCACAACACCAGTCCATGTGGGTGAGAGAGGAGTAGAGTCTGTAAATAAGTTTATACCATCCACAACAATTTGGTCAGCTCTACTAAATTCAATGCTTCAATTAGGAATAATTGATCCAAAAACTGATCCAAAAAACCTATTCCGAGTGAACACACCATCACCGATAATAAATGGTGAAGCTATGTTTTGGGTATATGGCTTAGACATTGTATTATATGATAAAGCAGTCTCACTACTACACAGTCCGAAGTTAAGCGATCCTTTAAGAGCCTTTGATAGAGTAAATAATATTTTAAAAAATACAGTACTTGCATCAACAAATCTATTAAAACATGATCTATCGAAGTGTAGCTTAGATGTTGAGGAATATGGGGGAGAAGCTAGTACAGAGCTAAAGCTTCAATGTAATGGAGAAGTATATTATTTTAATGAATTTGATGGAGTAGGATATGTTATAACTTCAAAAGAAGAATCTAAAAAGATCCATAAAAAGATCCTTGAAATCGATAAAAGACCTAAGAATGTAATTGATAGAATAACAGGTTCTGCCACACCATATCATTTACCAGCTACAATATATCATACTCCATTACTACTAGGTGTTGAAGTTCTTAATGAAAACTTATCTATTAGAGATGTAGAAGCATCTATGAATCTTTTAAGCGATCTTGGAATTGGCGGTGAGAGAACATATGGATTTGGTAAATTTAAGTATGAACGTGTTAAATTAGAGATACATGATAGTATTGATGGAAATTATATAGTAGTGCAAGGACTATATTATCCAGGCATTAATGCTCTACAAAAAATCCTCAGCAAAAACACACTCTACAATATAAGGATCCATGGATATAGGAGTGGTTTTACAGGTTTAATTAGAAGGCCCGTCTTCGTATTAACTGAAGGAAGTATTATCCCAATCAATTGTTATAATGATGGTATAGTAATAGTAGATCAAAGATATGGTGATCGAATAGTTAGATCATTCGATCCAATTACTTATAAAATAAAGATCTGA
- the csm5 gene encoding type III-A CRISPR-associated RAMP protein Csm5, with amino-acid sequence MREKIIEKHRILLKVATETHVWSGDMFLQNVDLVVSRASWREFIAYILDMNKLTRIIIEKGKHMDLLNALKSRNILALLSKYKLYLKNVSSATYISKIEPKILGTFIKKNFSINNIPLIPGSELKGLIRTAILNYMITYKLIDPRAVDEALNNLSFSESTKNIDQIIQKFIRKIITASKTPLDLLKFVSISDPLNYNVKPIIDKYVALKLASLEEVASEDVVALDRDSFIEYEISIYKPVSKEYVRGQYNIKLYHEFLSLYGRLLRDDKELKLLKVLKDFSLKMINFEIKRLDSVKANIDKSFIKQLDKWRLEVSNKNNVFYFKTGYGTGMYSKTIFLSMNPDQQKRLIRIMTNIMANKTKDRISVWDLQTMKIVGSDFLYNKKIIPVGWVRLEII; translated from the coding sequence ATGAGAGAGAAAATTATTGAAAAGCATAGAATCCTCCTCAAGGTTGCTACTGAAACACATGTATGGAGTGGCGACATGTTTTTACAAAACGTGGATTTAGTAGTTAGTAGAGCTAGTTGGAGGGAATTTATAGCTTATATATTAGACATGAATAAATTGACTAGAATAATTATTGAGAAGGGTAAACACATGGATTTATTAAATGCATTGAAGTCCAGAAACATATTAGCACTTCTTAGCAAGTATAAGCTATACTTGAAAAATGTTTCATCAGCCACTTATATATCAAAGATCGAACCTAAAATACTTGGAACATTTATTAAAAAGAATTTTTCAATAAACAACATTCCTTTAATACCAGGCAGTGAACTGAAAGGGCTCATTAGAACTGCGATCCTAAATTATATGATAACATATAAATTAATAGATCCTAGAGCAGTTGATGAAGCACTTAATAATTTAAGCTTCTCAGAATCAACGAAAAATATTGATCAAATTATTCAAAAATTTATAAGAAAAATTATAACCGCTAGCAAGACTCCTCTAGATCTGTTAAAATTTGTTAGTATTAGTGATCCATTAAATTATAATGTAAAACCTATTATAGACAAATATGTAGCTTTGAAACTAGCTAGTTTAGAAGAAGTTGCATCTGAGGATGTTGTTGCTTTAGACAGGGATAGTTTTATCGAGTATGAAATCTCAATATATAAACCTGTATCTAAGGAATATGTTAGGGGCCAATACAATATTAAGTTATACCATGAATTCTTAAGCCTATATGGTAGGTTACTGAGAGATGATAAAGAACTGAAATTATTGAAAGTATTGAAGGACTTTTCACTAAAAATGATTAATTTCGAGATTAAACGTCTAGATAGTGTAAAGGCTAACATTGATAAATCATTTATTAAACAACTTGATAAATGGAGACTTGAGGTTTCGAATAAGAATAATGTATTTTACTTTAAAACGGGATACGGGACTGGAATGTATAGTAAAACAATATTTTTGAGTATGAACCCTGATCAGCAGAAGAGATTGATTAGGATCATGACTAATATTATGGCTAATAAAACAAAGGATAGGATTAGTGTTTGGGATTTGCAAACAATGAAAATAGTTGGATCAGATTTTCTCTATAATAAAAAGATAATACCTGTCGGATGGGTTAGATTAGAGATAATATAG